In Jeotgalibaca arthritidis, a single genomic region encodes these proteins:
- a CDS encoding M42 family metallopeptidase — translation MFEKETTVSFLKELLSINSPTGYTKNAIDFLRERIEALGYETKTTPKGNLLVEVAGKDTSVTRGLSGHVDTLGLMVRSINSDGTLALTKLGGPLTPTLDGEYCDIMTRSGKVYSGTILSNTPSIHVFPDAATKARDVDNLVVKIDERVKTKEDVQNLGIQNGDIVAYDPKVVVTESGFVKSRFLDDKASVALLVSLLKQIKDKTITPATNLTFIFSTYEEVGHGASFIPENITELLAVDMGCIGLDLACSEYDVSICAKDSSGPYDYELTTHLINLAQKNELSYAVDIYPMYGSDASAALRGGANIRAALIGPGVASSHGMERTHVDALENTFNLLVAYIQN, via the coding sequence ATGTTTGAAAAAGAAACGACAGTCTCCTTTTTAAAAGAGTTGCTGTCTATTAATAGCCCAACTGGCTATACTAAAAACGCTATTGATTTTCTAAGAGAGCGTATTGAAGCATTGGGATATGAAACAAAGACAACACCAAAAGGGAATTTACTCGTTGAAGTAGCAGGTAAGGATACGTCAGTAACGCGTGGACTAAGTGGTCATGTGGATACATTAGGGCTAATGGTTCGTTCAATCAATAGTGATGGGACTTTAGCACTAACCAAACTAGGCGGACCACTAACGCCAACATTAGACGGTGAGTACTGTGATATTATGACGCGTTCAGGCAAGGTTTATAGTGGAACGATTCTATCAAATACACCATCTATCCATGTTTTCCCAGATGCAGCAACAAAAGCAAGAGACGTTGATAATTTGGTAGTTAAGATTGATGAACGTGTTAAAACAAAAGAAGACGTTCAAAACCTTGGCATTCAAAACGGTGATATTGTTGCTTATGATCCTAAAGTAGTTGTTACTGAATCTGGATTTGTAAAATCACGTTTCCTAGATGATAAAGCATCAGTTGCCTTATTAGTGAGTTTATTAAAACAAATCAAAGACAAGACTATTACTCCAGCGACAAATCTAACGTTTATTTTCTCAACTTATGAGGAAGTTGGGCATGGTGCGTCCTTTATTCCTGAAAATATTACGGAACTATTGGCAGTCGATATGGGTTGTATTGGATTAGATTTAGCATGTAGCGAATACGATGTCTCTATCTGTGCGAAAGATTCATCTGGTCCTTATGACTATGAACTAACGACTCATTTAATTAACCTTGCTCAGAAAAATGAACTTAGCTATGCGGTTGATATTTATCCTATGTACGGCAGTGATGCATCAGCAGCACTAAGAGGCGGGGCTAATATTAGAGCAGCGTTAATTGGGCCTGGTGTGGCAAGTAGTCATGGTATGGAGCGGACGCACGTGGATGCTTTAGAAAATACCTTTAACTTATTAGTCGCTTACATCCAAAACTAA
- the nth gene encoding endonuclease III translates to MVLSKKKARDVLEQIIALYPDVKTILTYRNNFELLIAVLLSAQTTDIAVNKVTPALFERFPTPKDFAIASPEEIEPYIKTIGLYRNKAKHIYQCANQLVEQFNGEIPHTRPELESLAGVGRKTANVVLSVGFDIPAFPVDTHVSRVCKHHKIVPQNATPLQIEKIVTGILPRELWNQAHHSIIFFGRNICSPRNPKCDEYIHID, encoded by the coding sequence ATGGTATTATCAAAGAAAAAAGCAAGAGATGTACTTGAACAGATTATTGCGCTTTACCCTGATGTTAAAACAATTTTAACTTATCGTAATAATTTTGAATTACTTATTGCGGTTCTGTTAAGCGCTCAAACAACTGACATTGCGGTTAATAAAGTCACACCCGCATTATTTGAACGTTTTCCGACACCCAAGGATTTTGCAATAGCGTCACCAGAGGAAATTGAACCTTATATCAAGACGATTGGGCTCTACCGTAATAAAGCCAAGCACATCTATCAATGTGCCAATCAATTAGTCGAACAATTTAACGGTGAAATCCCTCATACACGACCTGAATTGGAATCATTAGCCGGTGTTGGCCGCAAAACAGCTAATGTGGTTTTAAGTGTTGGTTTCGATATCCCGGCATTCCCAGTAGATACCCATGTTTCTCGTGTTTGCAAGCACCACAAGATCGTGCCTCAAAATGCAACACCCCTTCAAATAGAGAAGATTGTCACAGGCATCTTGCCTCGTGAGTTATGGAATCAAGCCCATCATTCCATTATCTTTTTTGGAAGAAATATTTGTTCACCCAGAAATCCAAAATGTGATGAATATATTCATATCGATTAA
- a CDS encoding SatD family protein codes for MGNQSFIAVIGDIKDSRRLENRNQTQETFKGVLDHINNKYQANIASNFMITLGDSFQGLLHPEADLFAILFELELAMSPVDFRFGIGVGQITTTINPTNSMEMDGPAYHLAREMIEQIEDSERKHHQPETNTLIRLQKDGSNVEIALNTILSLTTALKSKWTDRQKEVLYAYVNQAENQYHAAEALGIGQSSVNKVLKATSYYNYKNALQQATRLLRGTITC; via the coding sequence ATGGGAAATCAAAGCTTTATTGCCGTTATTGGCGATATAAAGGACTCCAGGCGTTTAGAAAATAGAAATCAGACTCAAGAAACGTTCAAGGGGGTACTTGACCATATCAATAATAAGTATCAAGCTAATATTGCGTCAAACTTTATGATTACACTAGGAGATAGCTTTCAAGGGCTCTTGCATCCAGAAGCAGACCTGTTTGCTATTTTATTTGAACTAGAGTTAGCCATGTCTCCCGTTGACTTCCGTTTTGGAATAGGTGTGGGGCAAATTACGACGACAATTAACCCTACTAACTCTATGGAAATGGATGGACCGGCTTATCACTTAGCTAGAGAGATGATTGAACAGATCGAGGACAGTGAACGAAAGCACCATCAGCCAGAAACAAACACTCTGATTCGTTTACAAAAGGATGGTTCCAATGTTGAAATAGCCTTAAATACTATTCTTTCACTGACGACGGCACTTAAGTCGAAATGGACTGACCGCCAAAAAGAGGTACTCTATGCCTATGTCAATCAAGCTGAGAATCAGTATCATGCAGCAGAAGCACTAGGTATTGGGCAATCCAGCGTTAATAAAGTCTTAAAAGCGACCAGTTACTATAACTATAAGAATGCCCTTCAACAAGCAACACGTCTATTAAGGGGGACAATCACATGCTAA
- a CDS encoding DUF3307 domain-containing protein, whose amino-acid sequence MLKDVFLLLLMGHFLGDFYFQSHAIAKTKDKDKGALFTHCSIYALTMFLVAIPLFSWSMLVTVFLLAIAHLVIDSVKHRMSRRRLTTYQKEARLFVIDQMLHLGCIVLAVIGLSFIQEPFEYLPILTRFFSQLAIQPTELLAWVVMLLFIMQPASITIKKVLYVYRPIPDTSEDDEGVPNAGSLIGIFERLFIFLMLSVSQYTAIGFILTAKSIARYNKISESPQFAEYYLLGTLLSSLLVVIGYLLIF is encoded by the coding sequence ATGCTAAAAGATGTCTTCCTACTCTTATTAATGGGTCATTTTTTAGGAGATTTTTATTTCCAATCCCATGCGATAGCCAAAACAAAAGATAAAGACAAAGGCGCATTATTCACCCATTGCAGCATTTACGCTCTCACGATGTTTCTGGTAGCAATACCGTTATTCAGTTGGTCAATGCTAGTGACTGTCTTTCTACTAGCGATCGCTCACTTAGTCATTGACTCCGTTAAACACAGGATGAGTCGTCGCCGACTGACAACCTATCAAAAAGAAGCCCGCTTATTTGTTATTGATCAAATGCTCCATCTCGGTTGTATCGTTCTAGCAGTTATTGGACTCAGTTTTATCCAGGAGCCATTTGAGTATCTGCCTATCTTAACGCGCTTTTTTAGTCAGTTAGCGATTCAACCGACTGAGCTTTTAGCTTGGGTGGTTATGCTGCTCTTTATTATGCAACCAGCTAGTATTACCATTAAAAAAGTTTTATATGTTTATCGACCGATTCCGGATACAAGTGAAGATGACGAGGGCGTACCGAATGCCGGCTCCTTAATTGGGATATTTGAACGTTTATTTATCTTTTTGATGCTATCGGTGAGTCAGTACACCGCAATTGGCTTTATTTTAACGGCTAAATCAATTGCTCGATACAATAAAATTTCTGAAAGCCCACAATTTGCGGAGTATTACCTATTGGGGACACTACTTAGCAGTTTACTTGTGGTCATAGGCTATCTTTTAATTTTTTAA